In Hermetia illucens chromosome 1, iHerIll2.2.curated.20191125, whole genome shotgun sequence, one genomic interval encodes:
- the LOC119646806 gene encoding probable cytochrome P450 6a14, with product MNCEIQGKARQEIEGVLNRHNGEVSYEAMMGMRYLDCIIFETLRKYSMRMANKDYCVPNSDKKIPKGMRTLIPVYSIHHDPDIYPNPEILDPNRFTSEKKRKRHSM from the exons ATGAATTGTGAAATTCAAGGAAAGGCAAGACAAGAAATTGAAGGTGTCTTAAATAGGCATAACGGGGAGGTTTCATATGAAGCTATGATGGGCATGCGGTATCTCGATTGCATCATTTTTG AGACTTTACGGAAATATTCTATGCGAATGGCAAACAAAGATTATTGTGTACCCAATTCTGACAAGAAAATCCCGAAAGGAATGAGAACTTTAATTCCTGTTTACTCAATTCATCATGATCCTGATATTTATCCAAATCCTGAAATATTAGATCCGAATCGCTTTACCTCTGAGAAGAAAAGGAAGCGCCATTCAATGTAA